The Nitrospirota bacterium genome segment AATATTCATTAATTATCCTCCTCCTTTTAAAAAACCCTACCCTTTTGTATTAAGACTATTTTGGCCCCGGGAAAGGGGCGGCAATGCTTTTGCACAGGTGCTCTACGATGCACTTGAATTCGGAGGCGACATTCACATCATTACGGATAACATAGATTACGCAAATGAAATTGTATGGAACTTTGAGAGTAACATCACCGGAAATGTTATTGCCGGACTCGCATCGCAAATCCCGTTCACGATGCCGGACTCATACTTAAATAATGGTGAGAACAGATACTATGGTCAGCGCTATATTCATATTAGAAAAAATGGCGGCAGCATAGTCTCATGAATCTTTCACTTCCGCATCACTGACAATACTGCCGTCAACAAATTTAATAATTCTCTTGCTGTATGCTGCTATGTCATGCTCATGGGTTACTAGGATTATGGTAATGTCGGACTGCCTGTTGAGGCTTACAAATAGTTCCATTATTTCATTGCTGGTTTTTGTGTCCAGGTTGCCTGTCGGCTCATCTGCAAGGATTATGGGTGCACCGTTTACAAGTGCCCTTGCAATCGCTACCCTCTGCTGCTGCCCGCCTGAGAGTTGATTGGGGTGATGTTTTCCCCTCCCCTCAAGCCCGACATTCTTCAAGGAGGTCATAGCACGCCTGCCCCTCTCTGCTGAAGTGAGGCCGTTGTAAAGCATGGGGAGTTCCACATTCTCAAGTGCAGACACACGCGGCAGGAGGTTAAATCCCTGAAATACAAACCCTATCTTCCTGTTCCTTAGTTCCGCAAGTTCATCCCTGTCAAGACCGCCGATATCAGTATCATCCAGAAGATACC includes the following:
- a CDS encoding ABC transporter ATP-binding protein is translated as MPLLELREISKIYKLGDIEVRALDNVSVNIERGEFIAIMGPSGSGKSTFMNILGCLDKPTNGRYLLDDTDIGGLDRDELAELRNRKIGFVFQGFNLLPRVSALENVELPMLYNGLTSAERGRRAMTSLKNVGLEGRGKHHPNQLSGGQQQRVAIARALVNGAPIILADEPTGNLDTKTSNEIMELFVSLNRQSDITIILVTHEHDIAAYSKRIIKFVDGSIVSDAEVKDS